Proteins from a genomic interval of Medicago truncatula cultivar Jemalong A17 chromosome 3, MtrunA17r5.0-ANR, whole genome shotgun sequence:
- the LOC11424532 gene encoding serine/threonine-protein kinase-like protein At1g28390 produces MGYLFCNAESAIATCDPHYWDLKKRSKTLTTNRTHIIKEFLYTDLVTATDSFSAESYLGKGSHGRVYKAKLNGDKDNIVVAVKTTKLTTKSKHSHINGNNKNCTGCGNCTSPAENEIEILSQVPNPRLVNLIGYCTDPNGNKLIVVEYMPNGSLHDLLHSSSKPPGWTRRFRFALQVAKAVRTLHGSNPPVIHRDIKSSNVLIDQDFKARLGDFGLALRGHVEDVRVKCTPPAGTLGYLDPCYLAPEDLSAKSDVFSFGILLLEIISGRNAIDVNYSPPSVVDWAVPLIRKGDFVGICDRRIGAPSDLVMLRQIAVIAARCVRSTAEKRPGMVEVVECLKLARKRFHSSPIWCSWRRRVTRVENAQPLMRCEDYDNDNDYDYRNNNYYDWDDDEDDNKSENVVKIVKSGSSRRKSKVSSVASVEYESKPLKKGARSKPSKKVTRSKTVGSSSGFVSSCSRMSGIQMVTEKTGVMKLKKSKSMGVLQSPNLGEDETMIAMWKLVIRDNKKLEKKMLEKPLVNKHGWESE; encoded by the coding sequence ATGGGTTATCTTTTTTGCAATGCAGAGTCTGCAATTGCAACCTGCGATCCACACTATTGGGATctcaaaaaaagaagcaaaacatTAACAACAAATCGTACACACATTATCAAAGAGTTTCTTTACACCGACCTCGTCACCGCCACGGATAGTTTCTCTGCCGAAAGCTACCTCGGCAAAGGTAGCCACGGCAGAGTTTACAAAGCAAAGTTAAACGGCGACAAGGATAACATAGTTGTCGCCGTTAAAACTACAAAGCTAACTACAAAAAGCAAACATAGTCACATCAACGGCAACAACAAAAATTGCACTGGTTGTGGTAATTGTACAAGTCCAGCAGAAAACGAGATCGAGATTCTTTCACAAGTTCCAAATCCTCGTCTcgtaaatctcataggatactgCACCGACCCAAACGGCAATAAATTAATTGTCGTTGAATACATGCCAAACGGTTCACTTCATGATTTATTACACTCTTCATCTAAACCACCCGGTTGGACCAGACGTTTCCGGTTCGCATTACAAGTTGCAAAAGCGGTTCGAACCTTACACGGTTCAAATCCTCCGGTTATTCACCGTGATATTAAATCCTCCAACGTTTTGATCGATCAAGATTTCAAAGCGAGACTCGGTGATTTCGGTTTAGCGCTAAGAGGACACGTGGAAGACGTTCGTGTAAAGTGCACACCACCGGCGGGTACGTTAGGGTATCTTGATCCATGCTATCTTGCACCGGAGGATCTTAGCGCGAAGAGTGATGTGTTCAGTTTTGGGATCTTGTTATTGGAGATTATCAGTGGAAGAAATGCgattgatgttaattatagtcCTCCTTCAGTGGTGGATTGGGCGGTGCCGTTGATTAGAAAAGGTGATTTCGTCGGGATCTGTGATCGGAGAATTGGTGCACCTTCGGATTTGGTTATGTTGCGGCAGATTGCCGTGATTGCGGCGAGATGTGTTAGATCAACGGCGGAGAAACGGCCGGGGATGGTGGAGGTTGTTGAGTGTTTGAAATTGGCTAGGAAGAGGTTTCATTCGTCGCCGATTTGGTGTAGTTGGAGACGGCGCGTGACGCGTGTGGAGAACGCGCAACCGTTGATGAGATGTGAAGactatgataatgataatgattatgattatcgtaataataattattatgattgggatgatgatgaagatgataataAAAGTGAGAATGTTGTGAAGATTGTTAAGAGTGGGAGCAGTAGAAGGAAGAGTAAAGTATCAAGTGTGGCGAGCGTAGAGTATGAGAGTAAACCGTTGAAGAAAGGAGCGAGATCTAAGCCGTCGAAGAAAGTAACGAGATCTAAAACCGTTGGATCATCTTCTGGGTTTGTTAGTAGTTGCAGTAGAATGAGTGGGATTCAAATGGTTACAGAGAAAACGGGTGTAATGAAGTTGAAAAAGTCAAAGTCAATGGGAGTCTTGCAAAGTCCTAATTTGGGTGAGGATGAGACAATGATAGCAATGTGGAAGTTGGTGATTAGAGATAATAAGAAATTGGAAAAGAAGATGTTAGAAAAACCTTTGGTTAATAAGCATGGTTGGGAATCAGAATAA